The DNA segment AAGATGATTAAGAAGAAAAGGAACTTTGATTCATCATAAACATTCAAAAGATAGATTTCAAATTTGAAACAATATGGAAAAATACGAGCCGTTATTTCTTGCCTGCATCTGTTCAAGTACAGATAAGTCAAACATCCACAATCCAAGCCGAGATATAGCGACACTTCCCATCAAAATATACGACGATAACATCCCAGTTTGGATCCAAATTGCAGCTAAACAAGGTAGTAGACAAGTCCACTGCATCCAAATAATATGTAACCATGTAAATATCATTATATTTTGCACAATTGTTCACAATGAAAAGTTTTAAATATCAAAAACTTCGATGTTGCAGCACGGATCAGTGTCGCAGACCATTTTGTAAAAGTGTGCTTAACGTGTCACTTTGTGAGTATGTACCTGAGACCAGATAGACCAAAGTCCAGTTCGAATAGCCGATATATGATGCTGTAGAACAGGATATAAAACTGTTGCAGCTATTCCAATTACAGCGCTTATTCCTCGCGCTATTCCGATAACATATGCAGGTATACCTTCCCATTCTAAAGTGGCTGTCATCAAAGTTCCAAAGCTGAGTACAGTGAAAAACAGCAAAGCCAGAGCTAGTCCAGGAAAGACAACTTCTTGCCGTAAATAAACTCTCCAAGCATCAACATAAGAGATTTTCGAAATCCACTCAGAAAAATTTTTCCTGCTTTTTCCATCTACCAATTCCGAGCTATCACTGGTATCAATAAGCAAACTATCTCCCTCAGAATTCGAATTAGTCCTTTCTAGATCACTTTGCAAGAGCCTTTCCGTTCTCCTTTGGCTACTTTGACGCAAAGCCGGAATCCCAATATACACAGATGTAAAAAGCCAATACTCCACCCAAACAGAAACACTATTCCAAAGTGCTAGTGTTATAGCAGATGCTTTTAGTGATACAAAGCTTATTATGAAACCAGTTATAACAGGTGCAAGTAACTTGCAGGTTAGATCGATGCGTCTCGTAACTGAATTCATCTTTGTCAGTAACTCTGGCGGTTGACCTTCGGAAATAACCAACAACCTGCAACAAAAAATAAACATAATTTTCATACAATAATTTTCCTTAAAGCATGGTATTAATCACTTTTCTCAAAAAGTTAAAGAATGTTACCATTCTCTTTCTATCAGGATAGTACCAGAAAGAGTTGAAAGTACTCCAATGCCACCACAGATATTGATTATCACCACCAGTAGTAAGAAAACTGGGAAATTTGTTAACTTCAAAGATGAGAAGACAAGCAAGGAAACTACAGCGGCACCAGCAATAATAAACGATAGATTTTGCGTCACCAACCATAATTTCAAAACCTGCCAATAAAAAATGAAGTTCATAAACAACAACTAACAAGGAATTATTTTAAGCAAACTGAAACTAAACTATCTTCAAATTTTGTCCATATCTCGTTGTTTAAGTAGAGTAAAAGAAAAGAAGCTTAAGCATATGTTATGATTAACATAAAGGGTGAAATATTGATACATATACTTTTGACAAGAAAAGTACAATATGAAAGATCTCAAGTATGTTTTTAGATTCATGGATGTATCAATCAGACATAATTGATTTCAGATATTCATTCACTCTATTTGAAGAACTTTCTATCCCTTTGAAGTACACAAGTGAAAGATAATTGGTTCAAGACCTTAAAAAGAGGTCTTCAACCGCAATTTCGGCCGCAACATCAAAACTTTGAATGTCTATGCAACCACAACGTGACCTTAAGTACCAGGGTGTGAAAGGCAGGCTACCGCACATGATCTGAAATTTGTTCCAGTTAAGTTAAATCGTATTTAAATAGGATCTTATAAAATGTTGTCACTGCTAAACTCTGCTTAAATAGAGTCTCTATTTGTTTTATCATGATTAATCTGTAACTAATCTACACTGAACTTCTAAAAACTTGCGAGTATATTTGGAATCACACGCACCTTGTGATAAGTTAACTTATCAACCCATTTTCCAATTATGGGACCAAACAAAGCAATGGAAGCAGATTCAACAGCACCATATATTGCTGCATACAGCAACGAGTCTGGCCAAATACTTATCATATATAAACCAACAGAGAATTCCCACATTctgcaaacaaacaaacaaacagtgatcacaaaaatctcaatcaattatTTTATTGAGTCATAGTTACAACAAGCAAATTAGATAATTTATAATTTGTTCCAGGACAAAAAGAATGATTATAAAAAACAGAAAAAGGGGAAAAGGTTAAAACTTTATGGCAGTGAAATCAAAAGGAAAATAGGAATCAAATTGAATAATACTATAAAAAGTGGTGAAAGAAGAACCTGGAACCCCATCTAGCTAAAAAGTGGCCAACGTATAAGTAAgagatcaaagaagaagaagagtgAAATTCTGGTTCTTGAGATAGAATACTCTCTCTCAAAGCTTCTCTTTCATCCATGATCAATTCAAGAATTTAAGACTCTTTTTTTCATTAATTTTTTACTGTTATTTAGTATCAGAATTCACAACGGTTATCATATACGATTATAAGTTTATCAACATGCTACATGCAATTTATGTTATTCATGTGTTAATGTCAAAAGAGTTTGACATAGTAATCTTAAATGATGTATAGTTTAAATTATGGTTTAAATAATTGTAAAATAGTTATTAATATCATCAAAGTCAATTATTATTATCTTTTTCTTTTTATAAAAAACTTAACActtttttaaaattattaaaaaatattaattaaatgagcattattatttttattattatagtTATTAAGACGGACTCGGTTGTATCTTGGtcaaattttttaaattatatatttattttcaaaattttgcAGATATTTAACGTTTTACAATTTTAAGTTTTAAAAAGTACCCAACCCTTGGGAGATGgatttttttttacttttatgAAACTATGgctttatttaaaaaaattaactTTTATTCAAACTTCCTTCAAAATAGTgtattatttaaaaaaattaatttttatttaaattttttttaaaataatgcAATTGAATGATTATGATGCATAAAAAATAGGGATTAATTATTATACACTGTCAATATTTTATATTattgattcatcatcatcacctatttatattattttatagatttttaaaataaaagttaaatttattttaatatccaacgtctatgattaattgacggtgtaaaatttttttataatatccatgtatttcaattaaattttaaaaaatattaaaattaaataaatttaaagtATTCGGTGGTTTGAAAATGATAGTTTACTCAAAACTATTAAATAAAAGTTTCTCTGACTAATCGATGGAATCTTATATGTGTTGTGTTTGTTGCCACTTAAGCCAAATATGGAGGGACCGTTTAACAATTGAATAATGCCAATTGCTAACATGTTTCATAAAGTTGACACTTTTGTTTTCTCACAATATTTTTGAGATAATTTGAAATGACTAGAAAtaattatttgtttttttttataaatttttttttttttgcatatcCTTAATTTAAATAATCATACTTTTATTTTAAGGATGTTACTAGTAGTATCATTTTTCATTCACTAAACGTCATTAAAAAATGTGTAGCTTTCCACAACTATAAACAGCTTACCATATCATATTCTTACCCAAAAAAAAGAGCTTACCATTAACATGAAGGCGAAGTTTTAAAATTAATATATCTTAGATAATAAAGTTGAAGTTTGCCATCGACTGACTCATGGAACAATAGATTATGTTTGCAGAAAGCTTCATTTGTTTTATCATATTTTTATTGGCCAAGATTACACTGGAGAAGTTTTATATTGAACTAGTTAGTGATGGCAATGTCTGGATTAAAATATTATCTTAGAAAAATGATGATCTCATCACTAATAAGACgtttggatatttaaaaaaaatattagaAGTTTGATAAGGACTTAGTATATGAAGATAAATAATTGATTACGAATGGTAAACTTGCTCTTTGCACTAAAATTTTAGAAAGTTTTATTTTGTTTCGATTAACATGATGTAATGTTCCGCATTATATAATGAAGGTAACGAGATTTTCTAGTGTGATGTTGGGATTATAAGATTAGCACTTCGACATTTAAGTCAGTGAAGTATTTGAGAATCAATTTAATGTGAAAGTAAAAAATGATATATACTACTAGTTTGTATGGAGCTTATATAAGATGAGTGGTTAAATTACTTTCATTTAACCTGTCACATTGTGTTAATCGTCATAAGATTTGATCTGGCGGTGGAAGATAGGTTAAAGGTCGACATTCATGATCTGACGGTGtgatgatttttttttcttttaagcTTTGGTAGCTTCTACTTTTGATGGTTTCTTACCATAGTCTGAACACAATGTTCAAAGTCTGACTCGGAAATTACATTTGACTTCTGAAGGACCTTATAAGATTCTGAACCAAAATTTAACTTGGATGATCAGAGTTGACATTAGTTAAATATGTAAATATAGAAGCagaaaaataaaaacaacaacacAAAGTTTATCTGAGTTCCTCTCACAATTTGAGAGTAATTCAATCTTTTTGTGTTTCCAAGGAACTTCTACTATAACCAAATCTAATTACAACTGTTAAAGCACTCAAACAAAAGACTTCTTTGCTTACACATATAAGTATAAGACTTCCTTTTTCAAATAAACAAATTTGAGATTTCTTTACTCAAGTTTGAGACTTCATTTCACTATTACACAACAAAGAGTTAATATTCTAAAAATATTGAAACGTGATTAACCATTTCATGAAATTGTCATGTTAAATTTCTGTTAACAAAAATCAATATAACATTTATGTATTTTGTGTATGTAATAACAAATAATTATATATTTATCTAGCTTttgattttaaaataaaaatatataatcCAGATTTCAAATTTCAAAAAACTCCTAAACATTATTGTATCTTGCATTTAAAAATTAATTTGTGATATCAAGAAAGAatctggagtttgaacttcagaCAAACATCATGAGAGACATTGAGCGTGCCCAAAATCCATACTATTTTTTAACATTAGTTTTAATGCATTTCAGAGTTGTGTATTTGAGACACATCCGGATTTTAAAATCTGAAatctaaaaatatttttgaaatttcgGCAGAGTCTAATGAACTATCCCCTTAATTTATCTCTCTAGTTGTGTATGAAAGGATGATTGAGTCCTGCTTCCCAAGAAATAAAAGAGATGAGAAGGGATATAAATGAGAAGGAAAATGAACAAGTAAACCATTGTATACAACAGTAAATTATCAGTAAGGACTTGTTATGAAAAAATTACTTGTCATATATAGTATGCATTCACCAATAGAGGTAGGCATTCGACATCTTTATCCCCTTTATTTAGCACTGCCATGTTTCCACTATTGTTGCTCATACATGACAACAGTACTCATAAAAAGAGAGTGTATAAATGAACAAAGGTAATGCTAGAAACTGCACACTAAAATGATTTTGCTACACTGGACATGATGAACTACAACAAGTGGGTAAATCATCACAAAACCCTATACTACAGAGTTACAAAATTGGATATTCATGACAAATACAACTAACTATACA comes from the Lathyrus oleraceus cultivar Zhongwan6 unplaced genomic scaffold, CAAS_Psat_ZW6_1.0 chrUn0001, whole genome shotgun sequence genome and includes:
- the LOC127110539 gene encoding solute carrier family 40 member 2, yielding MDEREALRESILSQEPEFHSSSSLISYLYVGHFLARWGSRMWEFSVGLYMISIWPDSLLYAAIYGAVESASIALFGPIIGKWVDKLTYHKVLKLWLVTQNLSFIIAGAAVVSLLVFSSLKLTNFPVFLLLVVIINICGGIGVLSTLSGTILIEREWLLVISEGQPPELLTKMNSVTRRIDLTCKLLAPVITGFIISFVSLKASAITLALWNSVSVWVEYWLFTSVYIGIPALRQSSQRRTERLLQSDLERTNSNSEGDSLLIDTSDSSELVDGKSRKNFSEWISKISYVDAWRVYLRQEVVFPGLALALLFFTVLSFGTLMTATLEWEGIPAYVIGIARGISAVIGIAATVLYPVLQHHISAIRTGLWSIWSQWTCLLPCLAAIWIQTGMLSSYILMGSVAISRLGLWMFDLSVLEQMQNLVPESDRLIVGGVQNSLQSFMDLLAYVMGIIISDPKEFWKLSLLSFLAVTLAAFLYCIHVFRVRKHIFHFDKLIWCNSSA